CTGAATGACACTGCCGGAGGGGGCCCGCTGGGCGGCGTGGGTGATGGTTTGGAAGGGGTTGTTACGGGATCCATCACCACGGGTATCGCTGCCATTGGCGGCATCCACAAAAATGGCGGGGCGATTGTCGGGTAGCGGCGGGGCACCGGGTAGGGTTTGATCGCCAGAAATACCCGTATCCAAAGAGGTTTGTGCCCAGCCAGGATCAAAGCCTGCTGCCAGCAGTAAGGTGGTGCTGAGGAGCAATGAGGAGGTGAGGCGCCGAACACGTAAGCTGGACTTGCCAGTCATCAACCGGCCAGACAATAAAAAGATCATAGTTGTCACCCTCACACCGGGTTTGGCTAGAGAAGGAAGGTCGAAGTTATCCTAACAAACCTAGGGGACGGGATCCTGCCCTGGCACTCAGCCCCAGATACGGAGAAACGCAGGCTTCTTTTTCCGGCCCCAACACTAGCCCTGGAGTTTCATCCCGCCCAAAGGATCCCATGACCGCCAAACCTCTTGCCCCCGAATTTCTTGCTTGCGACTCCGGCTCTCCGGCTACTGATTCTGGAGGAAGGACGCTGCTGAATCTACTGTTGCTGGGGATCCCGGCTGGGCTGCTAGGTCTAGCTTTGCTATGGGATCAGCAGGGAGTGGGTTGGGTGGCAGTGCTGCTGCTGCTGGGTCTGGCGGGTTGGTGGGGGCGACCGTTTTGGATCAGAATTGGGCGCGGCCTTTGGCAGCAGTTGCGTACCTGGCCAGGGTCTTTGTGGATGGTTTTGGCCCTCAGTTTGGCCGGAATCGGGGGGATGAGCCTGAGTGGGATATTCTCCGGGCTGGCATCCCTCAGTTGGGAAGCCATTGGGGCGCTGGGGGAGGTATTTGGGGCGGCAGGACAAATCTTGATCGCCATTCTGGCCGCCTACATTGCCTGGAGGCAGTACATCATCTCGCGGGATCTGACCATTCAGCAGAACGTGATCACCCAACAGCAAACCATCGATGCTTACTTTGAGGGGATCTCTGGTTTGGTTTTGGCCCCGGATGGACAACTGGATGATTGGCCTCTGGAACGCGCCATTGCTGCTGGACGCACCGCCGCACTGTTGAATGGGGTAGATCGCTTTGGTAAAGCCAAGATCCTGCGCTTTCTTTCCACGGCCAATTTGCTCAGCCCTTTACGCCGCGATGATCATCTTGGGCGCCCGATTTTGGATGGCAAAGGCGGCTACCAACGGGATCGCCTGCACGGGATCCGCGTCGTCAAACTGGAGGCGATGTTGGAGGGGGCCGATCTGCACGACACCCAGTTGCGGGCTATTGATCTGAGTGAAGCCAGCCTGGAGGGGACCGACCTGCGTGACTGTGATCTCAGCCATGCCAATTTGTGTGGAACCAACCTACGCCATGCGGATTTGCGGGGAGCGGATTTGCACCGGGCTTTGTTG
This is a stretch of genomic DNA from Synechococcus sp. Nb3U1. It encodes these proteins:
- a CDS encoding pentapeptide repeat-containing protein; its protein translation is MTAKPLAPEFLACDSGSPATDSGGRTLLNLLLLGIPAGLLGLALLWDQQGVGWVAVLLLLGLAGWWGRPFWIRIGRGLWQQLRTWPGSLWMVLALSLAGIGGMSLSGIFSGLASLSWEAIGALGEVFGAAGQILIAILAAYIAWRQYIISRDLTIQQNVITQQQTIDAYFEGISGLVLAPDGQLDDWPLERAIAAGRTAALLNGVDRFGKAKILRFLSTANLLSPLRRDDHLGRPILDGKGGYQRDRLHGIRVVKLEAMLEGADLHDTQLRAIDLSEASLEGTDLRDCDLSHANLCGTNLRHADLRGADLHRALLFVGSLETASPAQPGQKPDFKSGAYAGAIVTGADFRQVRRLSPEQRAYLATWGAQLSPEPPPQVLHKNPDPSPGASEPPDPIG